The following nucleotide sequence is from Aspergillus nidulans FGSC A4 chromosome I.
TATAGCACAGGTCTGTAATACGACTTGTGAGGTGAAGCACTTCACTGCCAAGCTGAACAGCCCAGCAAGCCGGTTAAATTACGTGCAAATTTCCAGACCAGGTAATACCAGAAACCAGCTGAACATTTTCGTTAAATACAAGCTGGCTGATCAGGCCATATACAACAGAGCAGTGTAATGGACAGGTCGTTCGTTTGTTGAGAACCTAGTTAAGACCTGAAGAAATAGAAAGGAAACAATGACCCTAATAACTTTTTCTACGCAGAAGATTTTGTCTAAAAACATGGAGATCAGAAGAAAACTAGAGGAGAAAAAAGACATCGCCAAGCTTTTCGCACTTGAACTTGATGAATGCAATACACAAGACATGACATGCAGgaacgacgacggcgaaagaaacaaaaacaaCCTAGTATGAACATCCTAGTTGAGTCATCAATCCACATTGAGGGATTGTCGTGCGCAATTAAGATATACCTTTGCCCTGAGGTATCTTTTTTTTAGCACGACACGACGCGAGATGGAACAGATATCGACACTGAAGGGGAAGGGTAAAAACAACTGTCAGAGCTCGCCGGGTATTGAATAGAAGACGACAAAAACAATAATTTGCGAGAGCCAGATACAGAGACATAAACGAGACATGAATATGGCATTGAATGGCACAAGGCATCAATAGAAAACACAAGACGAAAGCAGATTTAGATTGAATGGTCTTTTCCTACCTACCTCGCTGGACAATGCCTGGAATGCACTTTTACCCATGCCCACCCTTTAGGTACAGGCCTCTTGCTCGCCATGCTTTTTGCTCTCTCGTGTATCCACATCTCCAAATCGTAACAACAGAACGCAAGAAATTGTACAATCGAAATGTAGATAGAAACTGGGAAGAATTGACCCCTCTCTATAATACCATGCCGAACAAAGAAGGAAATGAGCGATCGAGACCGACCTTTCTCGCGTCTGTGACGTCGTAATCGTGCGTGGGCGAAGAAGATTAGGTGGGTTAAGTAAGTTCAAATGACAAGACGACCATGTCGGCTGAGTGTctcaaaaaagaaaatagaGAAATAatgggatggaagagaataAAATAGGGTCTTTCCAGAACAGAAGAACGGAATCATTTTCATTATCATTGCCAAAGAACAAACGATCTATGAtgcttcttcgccatccttgGAGGGTGTTGCCGAAGGTCGGCGCTCAACAGCGGGTTGTGATTTTGTCAGCATGGGCGAGGTAGGGTTTGAAGGGGGAGAGGTGGCCATGTTGTCCTGATCTTGCAATTGGGCCAGAGCACTAGCAAAATTATTAATAAACGGAACAGACAATAAAATAATCAGCGGACACATACCTGAAAGCGTTGATGGAGGATGCAGCCTCCTTGTCTTCCTTCTTACCGGCAGGGGGTGTCCCAGTCCGGCTGCTGGCACCACTGTCGTCGCTGCCACGAACCAAATTGCCACCAGGGCCGAGGTTCTTACGTCCACTGTTGCTGCGGGAGCCGAGCATACTAGAAGGCCCAAAAGACATAGGCTGGTTGGTGTTGCGGGTGGTGCGAAGTCGGCGGAGGTCATCACTGCCAACTTTGCTAGACGCGTAATCCGGCGGGGGTACCTGTCCGTATCCAGACGAGTAGCTACGGGCATCACCACGTCCCATGGCGGCGcgtccacctcctccgcGGCTGGCTTGCTGGCGCTGACGTTCCATCTCGGCCTCCTGTTGCGCACGAGCAGCCTAGAAAAGTTAGTGAAACCAATCATCTCAACAGATGTGAAGACACATACCTCCTCACGAATTTGCTGGATGGTCTTAGGACCTTTGTCAGCATCCTTCGAGACCCAGCGAGCATTACGCAGATCGATAATATcctgaaaaaaaaattagCATGCTGTTGTCACCATACAGAAATTGGATGACTTACCATTAGCATAAACTTCAGACGACTAGGCAAGTTCGGAGTCTGAACCATGAGGTTGATGCGTTGGAAGTAGGCGTCCATAAATTTACGGTTCTGCTCATTGTCGGGAGAATCCAAGGCAGCACCAATGGTGCGCAGAAGACTTGTCAAACTCTCGACCTCAGCTTCGTCTGGAGTGCCCTCATAATCAACAAGCTTCTTGATACACATATGCATGATACGCTCCGTCAACATGCCCAGCTTGAACAATTCACCAATGAACTTGACGAGACCCAGACCACGACGtttggcagcagcagcagcgtaGTATTCGTCGGACATCATAGCCGCTTCCTCCGTGACACCCTCAGGCTTAGGAGGGAGGTTGACCTTCCAACCGCGCTCGAATTCTTCTTGACAACGGTTGAGAAGGTACTTCCGGAACAGACTACCACCGGCCACAACATTGCCGTTCTTGTCCTTGATGTTCTCATCCTTAATATCCATGCTCATGCTCTCCAACATAGTCTTGCAGAACTTGGCGTAGATGGAAGCCCAGTGTGCCTCATCGGTGGCCTTCTCGAATGTAAGTTGAATGACTTGTCGGAGCGTACGTCCGTCAGACTCATCCTTGGATTGGGAGACAATCTCCAGAATCTGACTGGATATACGCGGGAAGTTTTCCGGCGTCATCTTATTTAGAGCGGCCTTGACCTTACGCTGAACAACATCCGGGGGAAGGTGGCCACCAGGTGTAGGACCagaagcagcggcagcctgGCCAATACTGCGAGGTTTCCATCCAGTGGCAGAAACTTGCAGACCCGGGACCTCCTTTCCGGCTGTGAGGGGCATGGACTTggccatatcctcctctttctttgcctgctgcttctcgcgCTTGCTGCCTGTGCGGGTGTTAGACCTGCCCGAACCTGCACGAGGCGACATGGGTTGAGAAGAGTTGCTGCGACTGAGCGGAGTAACACCACTGCCCATGCCCATTCGTGGGAATGAGAATGCGCTGCCTATGGATGCAGGGCGTGAGTTGGATAACGCAAACCGCATTTCAGACGTGGTGCCTGGAGGCAAACGGGATGGTGCACCAAAGGCGCCCATCTGGAAATCTGAAGTAGGCCCCCCACGAGACGGGTTACGCGACGCCGGAGTGCGGGCAGATTGAGGACGGGATGAGTCATTATCGCCGACAGTCTCACGTACTCGCACGTCCCAGTCGACGGAGGGTTTCTCCTTGAACACGGACTGGAATTGCAGCAAGAACTCCTTGTTGTAATGAAACTTGCGGTCCGCAGGGGCGTTTGCATTGAGGGCAGGGTTTGGAGAAGCAATTGACTCAGGGTAGGAAATCTTGCTGAGGTCGTCAACAAACCGAGCGGAATTGAGAGCTTTCATACCAGCCGTGGGCTGGGCAGGCTCAACAGGCTTGTTGGTTTCCAACTTGAGTGCAGCAGGCTTAGGTTTGCCGGCTGCGCTGGCAGGTTTGGCGGGGGGTGGCATGGAGGTGTCGGAGGAAGGAGTAACAGTACCGCTGTCAGCCGGAGTGCTAATTTCTGTCGCAGAGAATCCCCCCTTCTTTAATGAGGCAAACAAGTCCTTGTTGCTCGCCTCTTCGCCAGCCTCACGCTTCTTCTGTTTGGCCTCCTCGAGAGCCTCGGCCTCACGCTCGGCCTGCTTCATGTTAGCCTCGTAGGCTTCCCGCTCCTCCCTCTCTTtgcgctccttctcttccttctcagcctgcTTCCTCGCGTAATAAGCGGcttcggcagcggcttcCTTGGCCTCAAGCTCAGCCATCTCGCGTTCGATAGCATCATAGTcaatctcatcgtcatcagcaGGCGCGGGAGCGGGTTCGGAAGGCTTCGCTGTTTCCTCAGTAGGAGCgtcatctttcttctctttgatgCTCAGGTCCTCGACACCCTTGCgagcagcctcttcatcagcagcctgcttctTAGCAGccttttcctgctcctccttcttctggcgcgcttcctcttcatcttgcttcttcttggcagcctcttcttcttcttcctccttcttaCGCTTAgctgcctcttcctcttccgctttACGGCGTGCCTCAGCCTCTTGATCTTGCGCCATCTTCTGGAGAACAGCGTCCTTCAGTTCCTGTTTCTTTTCAGCGGCAGTCTTAGCTGAGACGGACGTAGAACGAGTGTGATCTGTGCTGCTACCAGTTCGCGGCGGGGGAGTGGGAGTCGGTGTCGCAGCTTTGACGGGAGAAGGCGTGGCGCGCgccggggaagctggcgtCTTTTCAAATGTCTTCACATTGCCGCTATCAGGATCACGAATAGTAATGGCTTTCCTGGCTGGCTGGGGAATGACAAACGCAGGGGCCTTGCCCCCGGCAGAAGTATTCGAAGAGCGGCTAGGGGTGTGCGTGTGGCCAGGCGTGGAGGGAACAGCAGACGGCGCGTTCTGTCCTAAGCTAGAGCCAGGGCGGTCAGACACCTGTGAGGGAGTTCGCGACAGACCGGTTGCCTGCGGCACTGCTTGAGGGACAGGGTATTGGTTCTGCATGTACGGCGACTGGTTATAGGGCATGCGAGGGCCGGGTTGCGGCGAGGGGGGGGCCATATATTGATAGTTCGGGTAGTATCCGTAGTTGGGGTCGGCGTAGGGGTAGCCCTGGTTATGTTTCATCAGCGTTAGATAGTGCTCAAATTGACCACTCTCTGGAGCTAGATTTGGGGAGGCCAGAGTTGggggaggaaaagaatggtGAACTTGGGGGTGAGGAAGGTTTGAGTGCCGGGAGTTAAACCCGCGGGGCCCTTGTTTCCTTTTGTTATATAGACCACGGCGCGGGGGCTTCTGGGAATAAGGGTGGGGTGGTCTCACTGGTTGGGGTCCCATATGTTGAGGATAAGCACCGTAGGGCTGAGTAGGCATCTGTGCATGAGTCATTGGGACCTGGCTCATTTGGGGTGTCACTGGGTGCGCGTTGGCCAAGGCCGGGCTGCGGCTGGCTTGCGGAGAAGGGAATCCAGGCATGGGTCGTCCTTGGTTTGAGTGGAACTGAGGCCCCATGTTATGGCCGCCTCGGGGCTGACTGGGTTGACGGAAACCGGGAGTAGGCGAGAACGCTACCGGGCCTTGATGGCTGGACTGCGAATGaccacggccacggccacCCTGATGGTAGAAACCACCACGGCCAGGACCACCTCCCATATGGTTGCTCATGTCACTGTGCGTTGACTGAGAAGACTCGCGGCGCAGATGCGTCGACTGAGGGCCGGCGGCAAGGGGAGCCTGGGCCTAGAGAATCAAAAGAGGTTAGATAGCGCACAATGGAGAATTAAGACAATGTTTACTGATGTGACGCATCATAAATTCAATCCTTTTGAACCCATACGGGTATGAACAACACGGAACACTTACATTGTCACCTGCATTTccgaagctgccaaagtTAACCTGAGCCTGATATGAAGATGGCGGTGGGCGGCCACCACTCGAAGCAGGCTGAGGAATaggagaaggcgaagttTGCGGTGAGGTCGCACGAGGGTTCATCGGAGGCGTGACACCCAGGCCCGACTGGGGCTGGTTGGCCAAAGCGGCAGGATTGCCCATGTTCGGCGAGGACTGGGTGTTGGCGAAGCCAAACTGGAGGCTGTTGGGGCGACCTGTCTGCGCCCTAGTGCTAGGGTTGTAGTCTGCGGTGATGGTAACCGAGGGCTTCTTTGAGTGGTCGCCTTGAGGCACACCAGAGGCCGGGGCGCCATTCACAATGGTCGGGTTTGAAGGTTGCTGCATGGGTTTGCCGCTCACAGAAGTTGAGGTCGACTTCCCATGTTGCGATGAGCCACCCACGGTGACGGGAGCGGCGGCGGTAGAGTCCGTCGCGGACTTCTTAGTCGCGTTTGCGTAGGAACGAGGCACCGcggtcgaggtcgaggtcggAGCGGGAACCGGCGCCTGAGGCGAGGTTTTCCCACTGAGCGAAGGGGTGGAAGAGTGCGAGGCGGCCTGAGCTGCGGTACTCTGTCCTTGAGGTTGGCCGGACTTCTGAGGGATCGAGCTCATTAGACAGGCGGGTCGGTCGAGATGGGGAAAGGACGAAGAGATTGGGAATTATCGAAAGACgagggaggaaaggaggaCGATGCTCGCAAAATAGAGATCGCTGGAGCTAGTGACAACTTCTAGGCGATGTCAAGAGGCGTGTTACGGCAGAAGGCACACGCTCGAGAATAATCCCACATCCAGAATTCCCACACACAACGGCAGGAAAACGAGGGCGGCGACAAAAGAATTGTCACGGcaggggaaagagagaaaaagcgaAGACCACCAACGGGAAATACTGTGCGTCGTGGTCAACGACGATAGtttggagaggagaagggggaagaagagaggggaggaaagaagaggtCAAAGTCTTCTGGGGAGATGATGGAAAGGATTTCGGgttcccttttttttttcttacAAACTACTCTTTTTTGCGTttcggtggtggtgctgtTAACGCACGAACGGAGGTACGGTGACTGCGCTGCCAACCACGTACACAGAACAGGTCCCTCTCGTTTATAAATTACTCATTAAAACAATAATTATCATTAGGACTCCTTCAGACTCTATGGAATAAACGaactcttccccttctttctGTTTCCTGATTCTACAAATGACATCGGGTGGAGGCGGCAAAAACAGCCCGCCAAGACCTGCCGGAGTATTGTTCTGGAAGGGATCAATAATTTAATATTGCCTGCTGTGAATATGCCTTTCAGCGCCCTCTTGAAAtccaggaagaaagaaaccTATAAATGTCATCATGCATGCCAGGCTGTCTTTCCCAGGAGTGTCCATAATGCATGGAATGCATACTGGAGCCTCTCGCCACGAAATTTATACAGTATCATACCGGAAAGATACCGATATCAGACCAACGCACAGCACCCCACGCCACGTATCAGATACCGTAACAGTGTACGTATTTGGCCGTTCGCCAGTCAATGCTTTGATTCCAGTGCCACTTCCAGGCTCATTCGCATTCGCCCTAACCCTTCCACTAAGCCTCATCGAAGCAAACGCAGCTGAAGGCAGAACATCCCGCGCTTTTCATCGAATAGTCGACAGTCGGAACGTACGATGAACCGACAGAGAATTTGTGACTCATGAATAAAACACTAAGCCACCGTATGCTACCACTTATCTTCCCAGAACAGGGCACGGAGAACGCTTCGGACCTCTTCACCGGGCAATACAGAGTTTACAGTCGTATTTCAATCTGGCATGATTTTGCTATGAAATCAAACTGTCACATGTTCTGGCAAGGAAACTAACCTTAAGCAAGGCGAGGCAAGGCAAAGCAAGATCACACAGGCTGTATCCTGTCAAGCCACATGCTGACAGTAACACGTCTGATGTCATGGAAGTCTAGCTACACCTACCCAAGGGAACCGACCGGCTAAAACCCGAGGACTGTCACTGGTGAGTGGCGGCATCTAAAGCATGAAGTAAAACAGACAGGCAGTAGTATCCGTCTCTATCGAGGGGAAATAAGAAAAGAATGATGTATGGAATGTATTTGAGTGGCTGTTTTACATTAACAGACCATGACGTACGCGCGTGGAACCGGACTCATAGTCCGTAAGGTTGGCTGAGCTTATTTTAAAACATACAGTACATGCATACATCTAGGGTAAATTGTCCATAAACTGCTAGCGGATAGATGATCAGGGATAAATTTTTGACAGTCTGATCCGAAATGATAGACAGCAGAAATGATGATATAGCGATCTGTCTAACGAGCTTCCCTTGCACGAGCGATCGCATCCACGGTTCGCATCGCGAACTCCACCCCAGAAGCTGCCCCGGTCTGCTCCCCGTCTCCAAACCAGTTCCCGCTACGGCGGGGTGATCGGTCCCGTGTATCCTCGTGCTCAATATGGTCGAACGAGTTGTCGCTGCGGTTCTTTCTCAGGGGCGCACCACCGCCATAGGCAAGAGGGTCCTCCTCGGCGTGCTCAAGGTTGCGTTCCTCGTTTATCAGGGCATTACGGAGTACATCAAGCATATCGCGCTGTTTGGAGTAGAAGCTCGCCTTCTCTGCGCGGGTTTTGGACTCAAACTCtctggggagaagagaccCGCTGGCAGAAAGTTCGTCTGCACGGCTTTCGTGGCTCTTCCCTGGAGATGTCACCGCTGCCACCGCGGAGCTGATTGCGGAATACCAATCGTTGGCAGGTGCCGGATTGGTACCACCGACAGCAGAAGGGAGGTTGAAGCGGGACAGGAGGGACTGTGCATAAGACGCTGCGCTGGCGGGTGGAGGAGTCGGGGGTCGCTGCGGGGGAAGGCCTAGAACGCGCTCCCTTACGAAGTCGATGGCCTGGTAAAGATACTGGAGACCCAGTGCCTTCGCACGTTCGTGGGCACGGCCGATGAATTCCTCAATCTCTCGTTCATGGTGTGCAAGGAACGGCTCGACATAGTCTTGGTATAGGATGCGGGCACCCTGGGTCTGCGGAAGAACGAGGTATGCGAAGAAGCCGAGCCGGATCCAGCTATAGAAGGGGATCCATCCTATAATGAAGTATGTCCAGGATTCAGCCATGAGGATGGCAGAAAGCACCACCCAATACATCAACCATGGTGCCAACTGATATGGATCCGACGAGCGAAGGGCCTTGTAGGAAGCAAAGATCGGGAAAAGAATGGTGAggatggagctggagttgCCTGGTCAGCTCTACCGCAAACGTATAGGGGCAGTGGCAGTGATGCTCACGATAGCAGATCTGCGAAAATCCCAAagaacatcttcagcagctgtGTATTCTCTTATATGGGCCGTCCGATCAATTGATGAAATTGTCTCTGGAGAAGTGGTAAGAATAATTGTGGTGGTTAGAATTGCGGAGCAAACCACCTTATCTGACAGTACCTAGCTGCGGGGTACAGAAGTACAGCGTCAGCAAGAGATATGACGAGATAGCGAAAGAGGGCGAAAGAGGCGACCAGCGCAGAAATTGTTGCGGGTTCTGTGGATATGGAGCAAATTAGGCGAGCAGaaggcagaaaagaaagctgAGACAGGGACAAAAGATAAAAATTGGAGCCTCCGTGCGGGCCTGGCTGACTGCGGAGTGTGACCGATCTGGGCGCCAGACGTACTGGTTCGCCGCGAGCGGACAGCTCAGTCTTGGAGATGCAG
It contains:
- a CDS encoding putative eukaryotic translation initiation factor subunit eIF-4F (transcript_id=CADANIAT00006957), with the protein product MSSIPQKSGQPQGQSTAAQAASHSSTPSLSGKTSPQAPVPAPTSTSTAVPRSYANATKKSATDSTAAAPVTVGGSSQHGKSTSTSVSGKPMQQPSNPTIVNGAPASGVPQGDHSKKPSVTITADYNPSTRAQTGRPNSLQFGFANTQSSPNMGNPAALANQPQSGLGVTPPMNPRATSPQTSPSPIPQPASSGGRPPPSSYQAQVNFGSFGNAGDNAQAPLAAGPQSTHLRRESSQSTHSDMSNHMGGGPGRGGFYHQGGRGRGHSQSSHQGPVAFSPTPGFRQPSQPRGGHNMGPQFHSNQGRPMPGFPSPQASRSPALANAHPVTPQMSQVPMTHAQMPTQPYGAYPQHMGPQPVRPPHPYSQKPPRRGLYNKRKQGPRGFNSRHSNLPHPQVHHSFPPPTLASPNLAPESGQFEHYLTLMKHNQGYPYADPNYGYYPNYQYMAPPSPQPGPRMPYNQSPYMQNQYPVPQAVPQATGLSRTPSQVSDRPGSSLGQNAPSAVPSTPGHTHTPSRSSNTSAGGKAPAFVIPQPARKAITIRDPDSGNVKTFEKTPASPARATPSPVKAATPTPTPPPRTGSSTDHTRSTSVSAKTAAEKKQELKDAVLQKMAQDQEAEARRKAEEEEAAKRKKEEEEEEAAKKKQDEEEARQKKEEQEKAAKKQAADEEAARKGVEDLSIKEKKDDAPTEETAKPSEPAPAPADDDEIDYDAIEREMAELEAKEAAAEAAYYARKQAEKEEKERKEREEREAYEANMKQAEREAEALEEAKQKKREAGEEASNKDLFASLKKGGFSATEISTPADSGTVTPSSDTSMPPPAKPASAAGKPKPAALKLETNKPVEPAQPTAGMKALNSARFVDDLSKISYPESIASPNPALNANAPADRKFHYNKEFLLQFQSVFKEKPSVDWDVRVRETVGDNDSSRPQSARTPASRNPSRGGPTSDFQMGAFGAPSRLPPGTTSEMRFALSNSRPASIGSAFSFPRMGMGSGVTPLSRSNSSQPMSPRAGSGRSNTRTGSKREKQQAKKEEDMAKSMPLTAGKEVPGLQVSATGWKPRSIGQAAAASGPTPGGHLPPDVVQRKVKAALNKMTPENFPRISSQILEIVSQSKDESDGRTLRQVIQLTFEKATDEAHWASIYAKFCKTMLESMSMDIKDENIKDKNGNVVAGGSLFRKYLLNRCQEEFERGWKVNLPPKPEGVTEEAAMMSDEYYAAAAAKRRGLGLVKFIGELFKLGMLTERIMHMCIKKLVDYEGTPDEAEVESLTSLLRTIGAALDSPDNEQNRKFMDAYFQRINLMVQTPNLPSRLKFMLMDIIDLRNARWVSKDADKGPKTIQQIREEAARAQQEAEMERQRQQASRGGGGRAAMGRGDARSYSSGYGQVPPPDYASSKVGSDDLRRLRTTRNTNQPMSFGPSSMLGSRSNSGRKNLGPGGNLVRGSDDSGASSRTGTPPAGKKEDKEAASSINAFSALAQLQDQDNMATSPPSNPTSPMLTKSQPAVERRPSATPSKDGEEAS
- a CDS encoding HVA22/TB2/DP1 family protein (transcript_id=CADANIAT00006958), which gives rise to MFFGIFADLLSSILTILFPIFASYKALRSSDPYQLAPWLMYWVVLSAILMAESWTYFIIGWIPFYSWIRLGFFAYLVLPQTQGARILYQDYVEPFLAHHEREIEEFIGRAHERAKALGLQYLYQAIDFVRERVLGLPPQRPPTPPPASAASYAQSLLSRFNLPSAVGGTNPAPANDWYSAISSAVAAVTSPGKSHESRADELSASGSLLPREFESKTRAEKASFYSKQRDMLDVLRNALINEERNLEHAEEDPLAYGGGAPLRKNRSDNSFDHIEHEDTRDRSPRRSGNWFGDGEQTGAASGVEFAMRTVDAIARAREAR